From Anopheles coluzzii chromosome 3, AcolN3, whole genome shotgun sequence, the proteins below share one genomic window:
- the LOC125907575 gene encoding uncharacterized protein LOC125907575, producing MILLSLALPTVLICFQLFHPCKAAVTQCLVCDSSAPGCADGSMQYARNCTMGSEACFTSVTNGVLLRGCLSQLREEHLKCSEKEGGTCVSCVGNRCNTVSWARCAHCDDAGTESCTVRQLVSFCPRFRATDRCYEIVENVQVPVSRAISKGCESTLLYDGIFCNETNNCRIADKHSISCAGPSTEATTIQCLICSSDDDSNQECTKGTLPAQDCPQEGDVCFSRLNGNKLERNCLSTLPAEEQAICTATEDHSCITCSEHGCNTDHLQQCFQCKKSINVECIDIVISGTLESSFCPQFLPNARCFGRIVEDEFERGCSAESDDVCAGNNRCLACAEDG from the exons ATGATCCTGCTATCCTTAGCTCTCCCAACCGTGCTGATCTGCTTCCAACTCTTCCACCCATGTAAAG CTGCCGTAACGCAATGTTTGGTGTGTGATTCTAGTGCACCGGGCTGTGCCGACGGTTCGATGCAGTACGCCCGTAACTGCACCATGGGAAGTGAGGCTTGCTTTACAAGCGTGACCAACG GAGTGTTATTACGCGGATGCTTATCACAATTGAGGGAAGAACACTTAAAGTGTAGCGAAAAGGAAGGTGGTACGTGCGTTAGCTGCGTAGGGAATCGGTGTAACACTGTATCCTGGGCACGGTGTGCACACTGTGACGATGCTGGAACGGAAAGTTGTACCGTTAGGCAGCTCGTTAGCTTCTGTCCACGGTTTCGTGCCACGGATAGGTGTTATGAGATAGTGGAAAATGTGCAAGTACCTGTTTCAAGGGCGATTTCTAAAGGTTGTGAGTCTACGTTGTTATATGACGGTATTTTCtgtaatgaaacaaataacTGTAGAATCGCAGACAAACACAGTATTAGTTGTGCAGGTCCATCTACTGAAGCTACTACAATTCAGTGTTTAATCTGCTCGTCAGATGACGATTCTAATCAAGAATGTACAAAAGGTACATTACCCGCTCAGGACTGTCCTCAGGAAGGAGATGTATGTTTTTCAAGACTCAATG GAAATAAATTAGAGAGAAACTGCCTCTCTACACTCCCTGCGGAAGAACAAGCCATCTGCACTGCAACTGAAGATCATTCGTGCATTACGTGCAGTGAACATGGTTGTAATACAGATCACTTACAACAATGCTTCCAGTGCAAGAAGTCAATCAATGTAGAGTGCATTGATATAGTCATCAGTGGTACGCTGGAGTCTTCCTTTTGTCCTCAGTTTCTACCCAATGCTCGTTGTTTTGGGCGCATTGTTGAGGATGAGTTTGAGCGTGGATGTAGCGCAGAGTCTGATGATGTTTGTGCGGGAAACAATCGCTGCCTTGCCTGTGCTGAGGATGGATGA
- the LOC120954951 gene encoding protein psiR-like: VESETHLNNVAKCFRCTSVEGANEACDEGALETEECDQLQDDCFTRVQGGTLERNCLSTLPEVEQQKCRDEDDTTCYACEDHDCNHFPRLRCYRCSSLEDPRCNNQAESDLNYEFCDTYKPDDHCYARIVDDHVERGCRVDLQDHVGDVCAGNPFCYACYRSGCNGLEEDTLKNMARCLTCSTDRDGEECGKAAMEAELCEQLDDVCFTRVTDNNLERGCLTTLEIDEQNECRDASNGACVTCQSPACNTQNWLKCLSCKKSENVQCTDPAPSSTEELASYCSKSDAQAKCYARITENDLERGCSMDVINPEEVCESTLACETCTTDNCNTQPETSLLSINCIQCSSKDTDNDCNEDLPGALQCPEKNDQCFTRVNDGILTRNCLSTLEDIEQQKFTNPSELSCTVCEQSGCNGNRWTKCHQCDSSTSQTCANEQSANDAEYCRLYNRDEKCYTKIGKNQQLTRGCLSDVGTEDELCDGAEVCVACQGDYCNKVPEASLVPNKCQQCTSADEGCVSGTIESTPCQQQDDRCYTTINADKQLERGCLSSLSEEMQRICENETDPSCIICAEAVCHQLQWPQCYRCKSTDHEDNCNQTPGPALLGFCPTYHEHIFCYAEIEDGILIRDCTDAQENICDDQNRCVVCQDEGCNDISRDVLDTVHTCWQCRSDVQDCDHPQQSPFECRERNDQCFTMVDREFNLHRGCVSDLDLNDCLDGDRCMICADKNCNDAPWAKCYQCSNATSDECSGKQVNSEGVKYCQQYEENGGCYAKLEQMIFTRGCTSELEELPCDDPQACVRCIGDGCNHDSLKGYFNPAVCLQCHSDMHTGCTDGTAPAVACANPDDRCFFRRASSKAIHRGCLSELAATDQWQCQSETSIACHTCEETGCNSAEWRRCYKCRNLADGSCSAKQTEQNSTFLEFCMKQDDSCFEDNKEGDIYRGCGKHFCADQKICLECTTDACNGHSQAELEPSQCLVCDSENPFCANGTAPSSYCEYLDEPCYSMVRENGILERGCFSNLTDQYKSMCMDIGNRSCIACSGNSCNRDSWLQCVQCRSLVVDHYCSREMSPLESHFCPRFEPNDRCYAKDVHGLVLRGCQSDYDSMDDPCKGSEENDCYTCSIDHCNLKSLNAVDRVRQQDVLVVVVIAIAQQLLTFF, translated from the exons GTAGAGTCGGAGACGCATCTGAACAATGTGGCTAAATGTTTCCGGTGTACTTCCGTGGAGGGAGCTAATGAAGCATGTGATGAAGGTGCCCTCGAAACGGAGGAATGTGATCAGCTTCAGGATGATTGTTTTACGCGTGTTCAAG GTGGTACACTCGAACGAAACTGTTTATCAACTCTTCCAGAGGTAGAGCAGCAAAAGTGTCGCGATGAAGATGATACCACTTGTTACGCTTGTGAAGATCATGACTGTAATCATTTTCCAAGACTTAGATGCTATCGGTGCTCTAGCTTGGAAGATCCTCGCTGTAATAACCAAGCAGAGAGTGATCTTAACTACGAATTTTGCGACACTTACAAACCAGACGATCACTGCTACGCTAGAATAGTAGACGATCATGTTGAGCGAGGCTGCCGAGTTGATTTACAAGACCATGTGGGCGACGTGTGTGCGGGAAATCCGTTCTGTTACGCTTGCTATAGAAGTGGCTGTAACGGTTTGGAGGAGGATACGCTGAAAAACATGGCCCGGTGTCTCACTTGCAGCACAGATCGTGATGGGGAAGAGTGTGGGAAAGCTGCAATGGAGGCAGAGCTGTGTGAACAATTGGATGACGTTTGCTTCACGAGAGTAACGG ATAACAATCTTGAAAGAGGATGTCTCACGACgttggaaatagacgaacagAATGAGTGTCGTGATGCGTCTAATGGAGCATGTGTTACATGCCAATCACCTGCCTGCAACACTCAAAACTGGCTCAAGTGCTTGTCCTGTAAAAAGTCAGAAAATGTACAATGCACAGATCCAGCACCATCTTCTACAGAAGAACTTGCATCATACTGTTCTAAGTCTGACGCACAAGCAAAATGTTATGCTAGAATTACAGAGAATGATCTTGAAAGAGGTTGTTCTATGGATGTTATTAATCCAGAAGAAGTTTGCGAGAGTACCCTGGCTTGTGAGACTTGTACAACGGATAACTGCAACACCCAACCAGAAACATCACTTTTGAGTATTAATTGCATTCAATGTTCATCGAAGGATACAGACAACGATTGCAACGAAGATCTTCCTGGAGCCCTACAGTGTCCAGAAAAGAACGATCAATGTTTTACCCGTGTAAATG ATGGCATATTGACTAGAAACTGTCTGTCAACACTGGAAGACATTGAACAGCAAAAGTTCACCAATCCATCAGAGCTCTCCTGTACAGTATGCGAACAGTCGGGATGTAATGGAAATCGCTGGACAAAGTGTCATCAGTGTGATAGCTCCACTTCCCAAACATGTGCAAACGAGCAAAGCGCGAATGATGCAGAGTATTGTAGGCTATATAATCGGGATGAAAAATGCTATACAAAGATTGGCAAAAATCAGCAGCTCACCCGTGGATGCCTTTCAGATGTTGGTACTGAGGATGAACTTTGCGATGGCGCCGAGGTTTGTGTTGCATGCCAGGGAGATTACTGTAATAAGGTACCGGAAGCTTCGTTGGTGCCTAATAAATGCCAACAGTGCACCTCAGCCGACGAAGGATGTGTTTCGGGTACGATAGAGAGTACACCGTGTCAACAACAAGATGATCGGTGCTATACAACCATCAATGCTG ATAAGCAACTTGAACGTGGATGTCTTTCGTCATTAAGTGAGGAAATGCAAAGAATTTGCGAAAATGAAACAGATCCATCATGCATCATTTGTGCTGAGGCTGTTTGTCACCAGTTACAGTGGCCTCAATGCTATCGTTGCAAAAGCACAGATCATGAGGACAACTGCAATCAAACCCCTGGACCTGCCCTGCTGGGTTTCTGTCCAACCTACCATGAACACATATTCTGCTATGCAGAGATCGAGGATGGAATAT TGATACGAGACTGTACTGATGCGCAAGAAAACATCTGTGATGATCAAAATCGCTGTGTGGTATGTCAAGATGAGGGATGTAATGATATTTCCCGTGACGTGCTCGATACCGTACATACGTGTTGGCAGTGTCGTTCAGACGTCCAAGATTGTGATCATCCGCAACAATCCCCCTTCGAGTGTAGGGAACGTAATGATCAGTGCTTCACAATGGTAGATAGAGAATTCAATCTCCATCGTGGTTGTGTGTCCGATCTAGACCTGAACGATTGTTTGGATGGCGATCGTTGCATGATCTGTGCGGACAAAAACTGCAATGACGCTCCGTGGGCAAAGTGTTACCAGTGCAGCAATGCTACGAGTGATGAGTGCTCCGGCAAACAGGTTAACAGCGAAGGAGTGAAGTACTGTCAACAGTATGAAGAGAATGGAGGATGTTATGCCAAGCTTGAACAGATGATAT TTACACGAGGTTGTACCTCCGAGCTGGAAGAACTACCGTGTGATGATCCTCAGGCTTGCGTTCGCTGCATCGGAGATGGATGCAACCATGACTCTTTGAAAGGTTACTTCAATCCAGCCGTCTGTTTGCAATGCCACTCGGATATGCACACGGGTTGTACAGATGGAACTGCTCCAGCGGTAGCCTGCGCCAATCCGGACGATCGCTGCTTCTTCCGTCGAGCTTCATCGAAAGCCATTCACCGGGGTTGTTTGTCGGAGCTTGCCGCTACCGATCAGTGGCAGTGTCAGAGTGAAACCAGCATAGCGTGTCATACATGTGAAGAGACGGGTTGCAACTCCGCAGAGTGGAGGCGTTGTTATAAATGCAGGAATCTCGCCGACGGATCATGTAGTGCGAAGCAAACGGAACAGAACAGTACATTCCTAGAGTTCTGCATGAAGCAGGATGACAGTTGCTTCGAGGATAACAAGGAAGGAGATA TCTATAGAGGATGTGGCAAACACTTCTGTGCTGACCAGAAAATCTGCCTCGAATGTACAACGGATGCTTGCAATGGACATTCACAAGCTGAGCTGGAACCTAGCCAATGTTTGGTATGCGATTCAGAAAATCCATTCTGTGCAAATGGTACAGCTCCTAGTTCATATTGCGAGTACCTGGATGAGCCTTGCTATTCAATGGTTCGCGAAA ATGGCATTCTTGAGCGAGGATGTTTTTCTAATTTAACTGATCAGTACAAAAGTATGTGTATGGATATTGGCAATCGTTCCTGCATAGCGTGTAGCGGCAATTCGTGCAATCGCGATTCCTGGCTACAGTGCGTACAGTGTCGATCGCTGGTGGTCGATCATTACTGCTCCAGAGAGATGAGTCCGCTAGAATCACACTTTTGCCCGCGGTTTGAGCCAAACGATCGATGCTATGCAAAAGACGTCCATGGGTTAG TGCTCCGAGGGTGTCAGTCAGACTACGACTCTATGGATGATCCATGCAAAGGATCTGAGGAAAATGATTGCTATACCTGCAGCATTGATCATTGCAATCTGAAGTCTCTCAATGCTGTTGATAGAGTCCGACAACAAGATGTGTTGGTTGTTGTAGTTATAGCAATTGCTCAACAGCTTCTTACATTCTTCTAG
- the LOC120954954 gene encoding uncharacterized protein LOC120954954, whose product MIVLLVFLLFVKLVTSADDRFFCHTCDSSNYKECVWTPSTSLTKDCEVGDHACATVILPNGHTYRGCSRDEQCVAAGQKCVLCDRFSGCNVDRYPSDRLRCNICQSSQSNSCKLLPYPRQFEKPCIRFVTDDRCVSVFDGFNVSYRDCLSAVREEDLQKCTESGTSVECVGCDRWNCNTATVRQDDRCLQCTSNMTHCSSGARTATVCGKPSEGSCYSRVDEDGYLIRGCLSDILESALKMSCEKGDGDCVACAGPKCNAQFLPKNTLSCVQCDSREQLNCAQEQRDDRSAQYCRRHVQDDRCYVRTNTDGSLQRGCLSDLTNQTLCDASKASEDCETCSGSDCNRYVHPTNRLSCYQCSSGNSLNCDAEQQQEGFLKCRYHTEKNGCYARVYQGQVVRGCISDLGNDTTPCKGWNSSECHTCYKDGCNNRSKFALRNSGESLKTKRSIFLGFVALHLLIVFG is encoded by the exons ATGATAGTTCTCTTGGTTTTTTTACTCTTCGTCAAGCTTGTTACTTCTGCGG ATGATCGGTTTTTTTGCCACACGTGTGATTCTTCAAACTACAAGGAGTGTGTCTGGACGCCTTCCACCTCTCTCACCAAAGACTGTGAAGTGGGTGATCATGCTTGCGCAACTGTTATCCTACCCAACGGTCACACCTATCGCGGATGCTCACGAGACGAGCAATGTGTCGCCGCAGGGCAGAAGTGTGTTCTGTGTGACCGTTTCTCTGGCTGCAATGTCGATCGCTATCCATCTGATCGCCTACGGTGCAACATCTGTCAGTCAAGTCAATCAAACTCCTGTAAGCTGTTACCCTATCCGAGACAGTTTGAGAAACCCTGCATTCGGTTCGTGACAGACGATCGTTGTGTAAGTGTGTTCGATGGTTTCAATGTGTCCTATCGAGATTGTTTGTCAGCGGTGCGCGAGGAGGACTTGCAGAAGTGTACTGAATCCGGCACGTCTGTTGAGTGTGTGGGCTGTGATAGATGGAATTGCAATACCGCCACAGTTCGCCAAGATGATCGATGTTTACAGTGTACCTCCAACATGACACACTGCTCCAGTGGAGCAAGAACAGCAACGGTGTGTGGTAAGCCTTCCGAAGGAAGCTGTTACTCAAGAGTGGACGAGGATGGATATTTAATTCGTGGCTGCTTGTCAGATATTCTGGAGTCAGCGTTGAAAATGAGCTGCGAAAAAGGAGACGGTGATTGTGTTGCTTGCGCTGGACCGAAATGTAATGCGCAGTTTCTTCCAAAGAACACGCTTAGTTGTGTACAGTGTGATTCCCGGGAGCAGCTCAACTGCGCTCAAGAGCAACGGGATGACCGCAGTGCGCAGTATTGCAGGCGGCATGTACAGGACGATCGTTGTTATGTACGAACCAACACCGATGGAAGTCTTCAGCGAGGCTGTCTGTCCGATTTAACGAATCAAACGTTGTGTGATGCAAGCAAAGCTTCTGAGGACTGTGAAACATGCAGTGGTAGTGACTGCAACCGATATGTGCATCCCACAAACAGACTGTCGTGTTATCAATGTAGTAGTGGGAATTCTTTAAACTGCGATGCAGAACAGCAACAGGAAGGGTTTTTGAAGTGTCGATATCATACGGAGAAGAATGGATGTTATGCCCGAGTCTATCAAGGTCAAG TCGTTAGAGGATGTATTTCGGATCTGGGAAACGATACGACTCCTTGCAAAGGATGGAATAGCTCAGAGTGTCACACCTGCTACAAAGATGGCTGCAACAACCGGTCAAAGTTCGCTCTGCGTAACTCTGGTGAAAGTCTGAAGACGAAGAGGAGCATATTCCTTGGGTTTGTAGCACTCCACTTATTGATAGTCTTCGGATAG